Proteins from a genomic interval of Panthera uncia isolate 11264 chromosome C1 unlocalized genomic scaffold, Puncia_PCG_1.0 HiC_scaffold_4, whole genome shotgun sequence:
- the ATP5IF1 gene encoding ATPase inhibitor, mitochondrial: MAVTAFAARVRLGVWGVRAMQARGFSSERSEDSRAGSIREAGGAFGKREQAEEERYFRARTREQLAALKKHHEDEISHHIKEIERLQKEIERHKKKIKHLKRDEEEDD; encoded by the exons ATGGCTGTTACGGCGTTTGCTGCGCGAGTGCGGCTAGGCGTGTGGGGCGTTAGGGCCATGCAGGCCCGAGGCTTCAGCTCCGAACGG TCAGAGGACTCCCGCGCGGGTTCGATCCGGGAGGCCGGTGGGGCCTTCggaaagagagaacaagctgaAGAGGAACGATACTTCCG AGCACGCACTAGAGAACAACTAGCAGCCTTGAAGAAACACCATGAAGATGAGATCAGTCATCATATAAAGGAGATTGAGCGTCTGCAGAAAGAAATTGAGCGGCACAAGAAGAAGATTAAACATCTCAAACGTGATGAGGAGGAAGATGATTAA